Proteins from one Myxococcales bacterium genomic window:
- a CDS encoding transposase zinc-binding domain-containing protein — translation MGSTCPDCGFVSDPSYDSCHNRHCPKCPAVAQAKWIAGRLERASPIPLFHVVFLRPLSCAVWPPIRESSTTCLPLCIRHAAPARRGSQASRRRARRDGGVAHTWTHKLEYHPHLHCIVTEVRSARTACRISPAATSSSRPRHRSAVPRKDARRPHAGRLPGTLRIGDPKCFAAPVAGLHRKSWNVYCKRPFGGAAQVITYPRPVALTASPSPTTDFSR, via the coding sequence GTGGGCTCAACGTGTCCCGACTGTGGCTTCGTCAGCGATCCTTCGTACGACTCATGTCACAACCGGCACTGCCCGAAGTGCCCGGCGGTGGCGCAGGCGAAGTGGATCGCCGGGCGGTTGGAGCGCGCATCCCCGATCCCACTATTCCACGTCGTCTTCTTACGTCCGCTCAGTTGCGCGGTCTGGCCGCCAATCCGAGAATCGTCTACGACCTGCCTTCCGTTGTGCATCCGCCACGCTGCTCCAGCTCGGCGTGGATCCCAAGCGTCGCGGCGGCGAGCTCGGCGTGACGGCGGTGTTGCACACACGTGGACGCATAAGCTCGAATACCATCCGCACCTGCACTGTATCGTGACCGAGGTGCGCTCAGCCCGGACGGCCTGCCGGATCTCGCCCGCCGCGACTTCCTCTTCCCGTCCACGTCATCGGTCGGCTGTTCCGCGGAAAGATGCTCGACGCCCTCACGCGGGCCGCCTGCCCGGCACGTTGCGCATCGGCGACCCCAAATGTTTCGCCGCGCCTGTTGCGGGCCTTCATCGCAAGAGCTGGAACGTTTACTGTAAACGCCCCTTCGGCGGCGCCGCCCAGGTGATCACCTACCCTCGGCCAGTAGCACTCACCGCGTCGCCATCTCCAACCACCGACTTCTCGCGATGA
- a CDS encoding tyrosine-type recombinase/integrase: MRVPHRLPAILSGDGIEQLLGELGSLRMQAIVMTAYGAGLRINEVLNLRVADIDSRRMVIHIRQGKGQRDRYTMLPKLVLQTLRAY, encoded by the coding sequence ATGCGCGTGCCGCATCGACTGCCGGCCATCCTGAGCGGCGACGGGATCGAGCAACTGCTCGGTGAGCTGGGGTCGCTCAGAATGCAGGCGATCGTGATGACCGCGTATGGGGCCGGCCTGCGGATCAACGAGGTGCTCAACTTGCGAGTTGCGGACATCGACAGCCGTCGCATGGTGATTCACATCAGGCAAGGCAAAGGTCAGCGTGACCGCTACACGATGTTGCCTAAGCTCGTGCTGCAAACGCTCCGTGCGTACTGA
- a CDS encoding phage integrase N-terminal SAM-like domain-containing protein, which produces MGQLRNKMAEDIRLRGLCANTLKTYLRCAEVFVRHHGKSPTLMGKAEIRDFLLHLVEDPALAIDVQRLRRGAEVSLCAHPGATGRGCLDPADARAASTAGHPERRRDRATAR; this is translated from the coding sequence ATGGGACAGCTGCGAAACAAAATGGCCGAGGACATCAGGCTGCGCGGTCTTTGCGCCAACACGCTCAAGACCTATCTGCGTTGCGCCGAAGTTTTCGTGAGGCACCACGGCAAGTCACCGACGCTGATGGGCAAGGCCGAAATTCGAGACTTCTTGCTGCACCTGGTCGAGGACCCAGCGCTCGCCATCGACGTACAACGTCTGCGCCGCGGCGCTGAAGTTTCTCTATGCGCACACCCTGGAGCGACCGGAAGAGGTTGCTTGGATCCAGCAGATGCGCGTGCCGCATCGACTGCCGGCCATCCTGAGCGGCGACGGGATCGAGCAACTGCTCGGTGA